A stretch of Eubalaena glacialis isolate mEubGla1 chromosome 10, mEubGla1.1.hap2.+ XY, whole genome shotgun sequence DNA encodes these proteins:
- the LOC133099188 gene encoding lysine-specific demethylase 4D-like, producing the protein MKAMKSKSNWAQNPSCRIMVFHPTKEEFNDFDKYVAYMESQGAHRAGLAKIIPPKDWKARQTYDDINDILIAAPLQQVTSGQAGVFTQYHKKKKAMTVGEYHHLAKSEKYRTPPHFDFKDLERKYWKTRLYDSPVYGADVSGSLFDKNTEHWNLGHLGTIQDLLEQECGVVIEGINTPYLYFGMWKTAFAWHTEDMDLYSINYLHFGEPKTWYAVPPEHGRRLERLASQLFPGSARGCEAFLRHKVALISPTVLKDNGIPFDRVTQEAGEFIVTFPYGYHSGFNHGFNCAEAINFASPRWIDYGKVASQCSCGEAQVAFSMDAFVRILQPERYELWKRGQDRTVVDHTEPTAPDSQVLNAWKEVRASRGAALATRHHEPRRSLRPRGPVAAGGGTCHRVPVRAVSRRPSPARGSCSAAQFGAAATSTSGEPGPTQPPTPGPSAPDRHPAGRCGPRRRPWEQGTQEPAAPPRAKRRLSLDTAQDPEAQPLPVDAPSPDNTDPLSPGLQHPATASGCGCGPVP; encoded by the coding sequence ATGAAAGCTATGAAGTCTAAGTCCAACTGGGCCCAGAACCCAAGTTGTAGAATAATGGTATTTCATCCAACCAAAGAAGAGTTTAATGATTTTGATAAATACGTTGCTTATATGGAGTCCCAAGGTGCACACCGAGCAGGCCTGGCGAAGATCATTCCACCCAAGGACTGGAAAGCCAGACAGACCTATGATGATATCAATGACATCTTAATAGCTGCTCCCCTCCAGCAGGTGACTTCTGGGCAGGCAGGTGTGTTTACTCAATACcacaaaaagaagaaagccaTGACCGTGGGTGAGTACCACCACTTAGCAAAGAGTGAAAAATATCGGACTCCACCACACTTTGATTTTAAGGACCTGgagagaaaatattggaaaacaCGCCTCTATGATTCACCAGTATATGGTGCGGACGTCAGTGGCTCCTTATTCGATAAAAACACGGAGCATTGGAACCTTGGACACCTGGGAACCATTCAGGACCTGCTGGAGCAGGAGTGCGGAGTGGTCATCGAAGGCATCAACACCCCCTACCTGTACTTCGGCATGTGGAAGACCGCCTTCGCCTGGCACACGGAGGACATGGACCTTTACAGCATCAACTACCTGCACTTCGGGGAGCCCAAGACTTGGTACGCGGTGCCCCCGGAGCACGGCCGGCGCCTGGAACGCCTGGCCAGCCAGCTTTTCCCGGGCAGCGCGCGGGGCTGTGAGGCCTTCCTGCGGCACAAGGTGGCTCTCATCTCGCCCACGGTCCTCAAGGACAACGGCATCCCCTTCGATCGGGTCACTCAGGAGGCTGGAGAGTTCATCGTGACGTTTCCCTATGGCTACCACTCTGGCTTCAACCATGGCTTCAACTGCGCGGAAGCCATCAATTTCGCCTCCCCGCGCTGGATCGATTATGGCAAAGTGGCCTCGCAGTGCAGCTGCGGGGAGGCCCAGGTCGCCTTCTCCATGGACGCCTTCGTGCGCATCCTGCAACCGGAGCGCTACGAGCTGTGGAAACGCGGGCAGGACCGGACCGTGGTGGACCACACGGAGCCCACGGCGCCGGACAGCCAGGTCCTGAACGCCTGGAAGGAGGTCCGCGCGTCCCGGGGAGCCGCTCTCGCCACGAGGCACCACGAGCCCCGCCGCTCTCTGCGCCCCCGTGGGCCTGTAGCCGCGGGCGGTGGGACCTGCCACCGAGTCCCTGTGCGTGCTGTGTCCCGGCGCCCCTCGCCGGCCCGGGGTTCTTGCTCTGCCGCCCAGTTCGGGGCTGCGGCCACCAGCACCTCCGGGGAGCCCGGCCCGACCCAGCCGCCAACCCCAGGTCCATCCGCCCCGGATCGCCACCCAGCTGGAAGATGTGGCCCTCGTCGTCGTCCTTGGGAACAGGGCACTCAGGAGCCAGCTGCTCCCCCCAGGGCTAAGAGGAGGCTTTCGTTAGACACAGCTCAGGACCCAGAGGCTCAGCCCCTGCCTGTGGATGCACCCTCGCCGGACAACACCGACCCGCTCAGCCCTGGGCTCCAGCATCCCGCCACGGCTTCTGGCTGTGGTTGTGGCCCTGTCCCCTAA